One part of the Phoenix dactylifera cultivar Barhee BC4 chromosome 4, palm_55x_up_171113_PBpolish2nd_filt_p, whole genome shotgun sequence genome encodes these proteins:
- the LOC103713155 gene encoding RNA exonuclease 4, with product MGGGAAAATPKPNPNPKLLSLNPNWAQLQQRLQAGRPNKPSPAIDADAKTLTESVLGKRKERPVSEPEASPPYALTPTSSDMSLTNVLAMDCEMVGVSSQGSKNALGRVTLVNSWGNVVYDEYVRPVEHIVDFRTKISGIRPKNMKKAKEFWAVQKEVAELIKGRILVGHALHNDLKVLLLGHPKRDMRDTSDYEPFLREGRRRALKDLAAQILGVKIQQNEHCPVEDARAAMFIYNRYKKEWEKCIKKRFKLKEKLKNRRKKKSEAASKPDAPNDLS from the exons ATGGGCGGCGGAGCAGCAGCGGCGACGCCAAAACCTAACCCTAATCCTAAGCTCTTATCCCTAAACCCTAATTGGGCACAGCTCCAACAAAGGCTCCAAGCCGGCCGCCCCAATAAACCCTCCCCTGCGATCGACGCCGATGCCAAAACCCTAACGGAATCCGTGCTAGGAAAGCGCAAGGAGCGCCCGGTCTCGGAGCCTGAGGCCTCTCCGCCGTACGCCCTGACGCCGACTTCCTCCGATATGAG CTTGACAAATGTGCTGGCCATGGACTGCGAGATGGTAGGGGTGAGCTCTCAGGGGAGCAAGAACGCTCTTGGAAGGGTCACACTG GTGAACTCATGGGGGAATGTTGTATATGATGAGTATGTTCGCCCAGTAGAGCATATTGTTGACTTCCGTACAAAAATCAGTGGGATCCGGCCAAAAAACATGAAGAAAG CAAAGGAGTTTTGGGCTGTTCAGAAGGAAGTGGCTGAGTTGATCAAAGGAAGGATCCTTGTAGGTCATGCTTTGCACAATGATCTCAAG gtaTTATTATTAGGTCATCCAAAGAGGGACATGAGGGACACCTCAGATTATGAGCCCTTCCTAAG GGAAGGGCGGAGGAGAGCTTTAAAGGATCTTGCAGCTCAAATTCTTGGTGTCAAGATCCAACAAAACGAACACTGTCCA GTTGAGGATGCCCGAGCTGCAATGTTTATATACAACAGATACAAAAAGGAATGGGAAAAGTGCATAAAGAAAAGGTTCAAGTTGAAAGAGAAGCTCAAGAACAGGCGCAAGAAGAAATCTGAAGCAGCCTCAAAACCAGATGCTCCAAACGATCTTTCATAG
- the LOC103713154 gene encoding 28 kDa heat- and acid-stable phosphoprotein-like isoform X4 — protein MGKGKFKGKPTGRRNFSTLEEMIAGTSSRPRRFKQVEVEHKEGEEIEEESEEDSEEETERRKGIQGIIQIENPNLVKPKTMKAGQADLERTTELSRRERASGLSTKTKSRSCKEARRGKSWFDNLDAWLDNG, from the exons ATGGGAAAGGGGAAGTTTAAGGGCAAGCCCACGGGGCGCAGGAACTTCTCCACCCTGGAAGAGATGA TTGCTGGTACCTCATCTCGCCCTCGCAGATTTAAGCAG GTGGAGGTTGAGCACAAAGAAGGGGAGGAAATCGAAGAGGAATCTGAAGAGGATTCTGAAGAAGAGACTGAG AGAAGGAAAGGCATCCAGGGCATTATTCAGATAGAGAATCCAAACTTGGTAAAACCAAAGACTATGAAAGCTGGACAAGCTGAT CTGGAGAGAACAACTGAACTCTCAAGGCGTGAAAG AGCGTCTGGCCTTAGTACGAAAACAAAGAGCAGAAGCTGCAAAGAAGCGAGAAGAGGAAAAAGCTG
- the LOC103713154 gene encoding 28 kDa heat- and acid-stable phosphoprotein-like isoform X3: MGKGKFKGKPTGRRNFSTLEEMIAGTSSRPRRFKQVEVEHKEGEEIEEESEEDSEEETERRKGIQGIIQIENPNLVKPKTMKAGQADLERTTELSRREREEIEKQKAHERYMRLQEQGKTEQARKDLERLALVRKQRAEAAKKREEEKAAKEQKRTEARK, translated from the exons ATGGGAAAGGGGAAGTTTAAGGGCAAGCCCACGGGGCGCAGGAACTTCTCCACCCTGGAAGAGATGA TTGCTGGTACCTCATCTCGCCCTCGCAGATTTAAGCAG GTGGAGGTTGAGCACAAAGAAGGGGAGGAAATCGAAGAGGAATCTGAAGAGGATTCTGAAGAAGAGACTGAG AGAAGGAAAGGCATCCAGGGCATTATTCAGATAGAGAATCCAAACTTGGTAAAACCAAAGACTATGAAAGCTGGACAAGCTGAT CTGGAGAGAACAACTGAACTCTCAAGGCGTGAAAG GGAGGAGATAGAGAAACAAAAAGCCCATGAGCGATACATGAGGCTGCAGGAGCAAGGAAAAACAGAACAAGCTAGAAAAGATTTag AGCGTCTGGCCTTAGTACGAAAACAAAGAGCAGAAGCTGCAAAGAAGCGAGAAGAGGAAAAAGCTG